One genomic window of Geodermatophilus sp. DSM 44513 includes the following:
- a CDS encoding uracil-DNA glycosylase, translating to MRNRPAFAEGMLLDERVVPGSVAARHARLGEPHVAALHRWTRDVARAERRRVPSFDPASGGVHAPVLLLLQDPSAVAAHGSGLVSRHTNDMTAGLLHRLCTEVGLPSAATVLWNVVPWWVADPAIPAGERLGLTAAARRARPHLHTLLGLLPDARVVVLLGRLAQRAWDAGGPPPGSREVLRAPHPSPQAAHLTDRATGRRNADLLRDVLAEAAARVG from the coding sequence GTGCGCAACCGGCCGGCCTTCGCGGAGGGGATGCTGCTGGACGAGCGGGTCGTCCCCGGCTCGGTCGCCGCCCGGCACGCCCGCCTCGGCGAGCCGCACGTCGCCGCGCTGCACCGCTGGACGCGGGACGTCGCCCGGGCCGAGCGCCGCCGGGTGCCCTCGTTCGACCCGGCGTCCGGCGGGGTGCACGCGCCGGTGCTCCTGCTGCTGCAGGACCCCTCCGCGGTCGCCGCGCACGGCTCCGGGCTGGTCAGCCGGCACACCAACGACATGACCGCGGGGCTGCTGCACCGGCTGTGCACCGAGGTCGGCCTGCCGTCCGCGGCGACGGTGCTGTGGAACGTCGTCCCCTGGTGGGTCGCGGACCCGGCGATCCCGGCGGGGGAGCGGCTGGGCCTGACCGCGGCGGCCCGCCGGGCGCGGCCGCACCTGCACACCCTGCTCGGTCTGCTGCCGGACGCCCGGGTCGTCGTCCTGCTCGGCCGGCTCGCCCAGCGGGCCTGGGACGCGGGCGGCCCGCCGCCCGGCAGCCGGGAGGTGCTGCGCGCCCCGCACCCCTCGCCGCAGGCGGCCCACCTCACCGACCGGGCGACCGGGCGGCGCAACGCGGACCTGCTGCGCGACGTCCTCGCCGAGGCGGCCGCGCGGGTGGGCTGA
- a CDS encoding SCO6745 family protein — protein MDYATARTVFLSPPADPRPPSRLPDTPARRLRDAAEPLATISFWSRSVNERFAALGLDFLTGYVWGRAAPMGEPSAPVVVAAFGVFEPGLIGSLYDQARGLASREQVLSARAEGSVDSLRALLSGADVAEAVALLRRGTDAVAGDLAGRPLYAGLVSLPWPADPLGQLWHATALLREYRGDVHQAANVAAGLSGLQMNLVTEHWVGWAPTEYAGTRGWSPDAMAAAAADLAARGLVADGGLTEEGRRLRAGIEERTEAAMAPVLAAIGPDLPELTARLDEWSTLVTAGGEAPPDPYKRISG, from the coding sequence GTGGACTACGCCACCGCCCGCACGGTCTTCCTGTCCCCACCGGCCGACCCGCGCCCGCCGTCCCGGCTGCCGGACACCCCGGCGCGCCGGCTGCGGGACGCCGCCGAGCCGCTGGCCACGATCAGCTTCTGGTCCCGGTCGGTCAACGAGCGGTTCGCCGCGCTGGGGCTGGACTTCCTGACCGGCTACGTGTGGGGGCGGGCGGCGCCGATGGGCGAGCCCAGCGCCCCGGTCGTGGTCGCCGCGTTCGGGGTCTTCGAGCCGGGCCTCATCGGCTCGCTGTACGACCAGGCCCGCGGCCTGGCCTCGCGCGAGCAGGTGCTCAGCGCGCGGGCGGAGGGCTCGGTCGACTCGCTGCGCGCGCTGCTGAGCGGCGCCGACGTCGCCGAGGCGGTCGCGCTGCTGCGCCGCGGCACCGACGCCGTCGCCGGCGACCTCGCCGGCCGGCCGCTGTACGCCGGGCTGGTCTCGCTGCCGTGGCCGGCCGACCCGCTCGGCCAGCTGTGGCACGCCACCGCGCTGCTGCGCGAGTACCGGGGCGACGTGCACCAGGCGGCCAACGTCGCCGCCGGGCTGTCCGGGCTGCAGATGAACCTGGTGACCGAGCACTGGGTGGGCTGGGCGCCGACCGAGTACGCCGGCACCCGCGGCTGGTCGCCGGACGCGATGGCCGCGGCGGCCGCGGACCTGGCCGCGCGCGGCCTGGTCGCCGACGGCGGGCTGACCGAGGAGGGCCGCCGGCTGCGCGCCGGCATCGAGGAACGGACCGAGGCCGCGATGGCCCCCGTGCTGGCCGCGATCGGGCCGGACCTACCGGAGCTGACCGCCCGGCTGGACGAGTGGTCGACGCTGGTCACCGCCGGCGGCGAGGCCCCGCCGGACCCCTACAAGCGGATCAGTGGGTGA
- a CDS encoding alcohol dehydrogenase catalytic domain-containing protein, protein MRAAVLTGVGHVELQERPDPEARPGWVVVRVDVASLCGTDAHQYEGRIDSPFPRVPGHDFAGTVDSVGDGVDPRLAGRQFAVKPSLPCGECAACAAGAPLDCPRKKLIGLWSDGCLAERIAVPAVNLVPVPEGVPLYGAALLEPFAVGLNCVDRLDLRLGDTVLVLGQGPIGLAVTRLAAASGAGQLLVTDVREEVFPVSRAYGATECLDSRSGDLVQQVLDRTGGRGADVVIETSGAPAATASVIDLVRKEGKANFIGFANDLPGIPVVPMMLKTLTVYGIGGNGGRGQYERSLELIRTGRVDLAPLVTHRFGLDDVAEAFEVASTKRDGAIKVLIDV, encoded by the coding sequence GTGCGCGCCGCCGTCCTCACCGGGGTCGGGCACGTCGAGCTGCAGGAGCGGCCCGACCCCGAGGCCCGGCCCGGCTGGGTCGTCGTCCGGGTCGACGTCGCCTCGCTGTGCGGCACCGACGCCCACCAGTACGAGGGGCGCATCGACTCGCCGTTCCCGCGGGTGCCCGGGCACGACTTCGCCGGCACCGTCGACTCCGTCGGCGACGGCGTGGACCCGAGGCTGGCCGGCCGGCAGTTCGCCGTCAAGCCGTCCCTGCCCTGCGGGGAGTGCGCGGCCTGCGCGGCGGGCGCGCCGCTGGACTGCCCGCGGAAGAAGCTGATCGGGCTGTGGTCCGACGGCTGCCTGGCCGAGCGGATCGCCGTCCCCGCGGTGAACCTGGTGCCCGTCCCCGAGGGCGTGCCGCTGTACGGCGCAGCGCTGCTGGAGCCCTTCGCCGTCGGGCTCAACTGCGTCGACCGGCTGGACCTGCGCCTCGGCGACACCGTGCTGGTGCTCGGGCAGGGCCCGATCGGGCTGGCGGTCACCCGGCTGGCGGCCGCGTCAGGAGCCGGACAGCTGCTGGTCACCGACGTCCGCGAGGAGGTCTTCCCGGTCTCCCGGGCCTACGGCGCCACCGAGTGCCTGGACAGCCGGTCCGGCGACCTGGTGCAGCAGGTGCTGGACCGCACCGGCGGGCGCGGGGCGGACGTCGTCATCGAGACCTCCGGCGCGCCGGCGGCGACCGCGTCGGTCATCGACCTGGTCCGCAAGGAGGGCAAGGCGAACTTCATCGGCTTCGCCAACGACCTGCCCGGCATCCCGGTGGTGCCGATGATGCTCAAGACGCTCACCGTCTACGGCATCGGCGGCAACGGCGGGCGCGGGCAGTACGAGCGGTCCCTGGAGCTGATCCGCACCGGCCGGGTCGACCTCGCCCCGCTGGTCACCCACCGGTTCGGCCTGGACGACGTCGCCGAGGCCTTCGAGGTCGCCTCGACCAAGCGGGACGGCGCCATCAAGGTCCTCATCGACGTGTGA
- a CDS encoding transketolase-like TK C-terminal-containing protein, whose product MSLTATPADTGTDPVLREIEQRVLWLATAVVDHANRVRPNPGGLKVGGHQASSASMVTIMTALWLEHLQAEDRVSVKPHASPVLHALEYLLGSLDGSYLTTLREFGGLQSYPSRLKDPVPADYSTGSVGIGATAPIWGAIARRYVNTQLGAGGTGRQWSLVGDAELDEGAVWEAVLDPMVADLGEVVWVVDLNRQSLDRVVPMMGATRLQGMFAAAGWQVLTVKYGRLLEELFTRPGGGALRDRIDEMSNPEYQRLLRRDPADLRRLLPGEGPGAGDVRALIADVGDAELVAAVRNLGGHDLVALRDAFTAIDDTRPTVVLAYTLKGYGLATEGHPQNHSALLNEAQLHELAARLGTDPTDPWAGFPAGSPAAGLLADAARRLQRRAYEPVTAPPVPTDLGRTPSGTATTQAALGRTLLDLNRAAPEAGRRVVTVSPDVSSSTNLGGWVNKVGVWSHEDRRNWFADDAETILHWRERPTGQHVELGIAETNLVGALGELGATWSRWGQPLLPIGVLYDPFVERALEPWSFGIYAGGQSVLVGTPSGVTLAPEGGAHQSITTPSVGLEQPGCTSYEPAFALDTEWCLLAALSRLGRPDGSAAYLRLSTRPVDQTLAAVPADPAARERRRRQVVAGAYPLRRAARPVLTVAAMGALVPEALAAAERLESLGFGTDVVCVTSPGLLFRAVQGRRGLDETPAWVLDSVFPADRAAPMVTLLDGHPHTLAFLAGVRGVPATHLGVTAFGQSGDLDSVYRHHGLDVDSVVGAALDLVD is encoded by the coding sequence ATGAGCCTCACGGCCACCCCGGCGGACACCGGCACCGACCCGGTGCTGCGCGAGATCGAGCAGCGGGTGCTGTGGCTGGCGACCGCGGTCGTCGACCACGCCAACCGGGTCCGCCCGAACCCCGGCGGGCTCAAGGTCGGCGGCCACCAGGCGTCCAGCGCCTCGATGGTGACGATCATGACCGCGCTGTGGCTGGAGCACCTGCAGGCCGAGGACCGGGTGTCGGTCAAGCCGCACGCCTCCCCGGTGCTGCACGCCCTCGAGTACCTGCTCGGCAGCCTGGACGGCTCCTACCTGACCACGCTGCGGGAGTTCGGCGGGCTGCAGAGCTACCCCAGCCGGCTCAAGGACCCGGTGCCCGCGGACTACTCCACCGGCAGCGTCGGCATCGGGGCGACCGCGCCGATCTGGGGGGCCATCGCCCGCCGCTACGTCAACACCCAGCTGGGCGCCGGCGGGACGGGACGGCAGTGGTCCCTGGTCGGGGACGCCGAGCTGGACGAGGGCGCGGTGTGGGAGGCCGTGCTCGACCCGATGGTCGCCGACCTGGGCGAGGTCGTGTGGGTGGTCGACCTCAACCGCCAGTCGCTGGACCGCGTCGTCCCGATGATGGGCGCCACCCGGCTGCAGGGCATGTTCGCCGCGGCCGGCTGGCAGGTGCTCACCGTCAAGTACGGGCGGCTGCTGGAGGAGCTGTTCACCCGGCCCGGGGGCGGCGCCCTGCGCGACCGCATCGACGAGATGAGCAACCCCGAGTACCAGCGGCTGCTGCGCCGCGACCCGGCCGACCTGCGCCGGCTGCTGCCCGGCGAGGGGCCGGGCGCCGGAGACGTCCGCGCGCTGATCGCCGACGTCGGTGACGCCGAGCTGGTCGCCGCGGTGCGCAACCTCGGCGGCCACGACCTGGTCGCGCTGCGCGACGCCTTCACCGCCATCGACGACACCCGGCCCACGGTGGTGCTCGCCTACACGCTCAAGGGCTACGGGCTGGCCACCGAGGGCCACCCGCAGAACCACTCCGCGCTGCTCAACGAGGCGCAACTGCACGAGCTGGCCGCGCGGCTGGGCACCGACCCGACCGACCCGTGGGCCGGCTTCCCGGCCGGCAGCCCCGCGGCCGGGCTGCTCGCCGACGCCGCCCGGCGGCTGCAGCGCCGGGCGTACGAGCCGGTGACCGCCCCGCCCGTGCCCACCGACCTGGGCCGCACGCCGTCGGGGACGGCGACCACCCAGGCGGCGCTCGGGCGCACCCTGCTCGACCTCAACCGGGCCGCGCCCGAGGCCGGCCGCCGCGTGGTCACCGTCAGCCCCGACGTCAGCTCCTCGACCAACCTCGGCGGCTGGGTCAACAAGGTGGGCGTGTGGTCCCACGAGGACCGGCGCAACTGGTTCGCCGACGACGCCGAGACGATCCTGCACTGGCGGGAGCGGCCCACCGGCCAGCACGTCGAGCTGGGCATCGCCGAGACCAACCTGGTCGGCGCCCTCGGCGAGCTGGGCGCCACCTGGAGCCGCTGGGGCCAGCCGCTGCTGCCGATCGGCGTCCTCTACGACCCGTTCGTCGAGCGCGCCCTGGAGCCGTGGAGCTTCGGCATCTACGCCGGCGGGCAGTCGGTCCTGGTCGGGACGCCGTCCGGGGTGACGCTGGCCCCCGAGGGCGGCGCGCACCAGTCGATCACCACGCCGTCCGTGGGGCTGGAGCAGCCCGGCTGCACCAGCTACGAGCCGGCGTTCGCGCTGGACACCGAGTGGTGCCTGCTGGCCGCGCTGTCCCGGCTGGGCCGCCCGGACGGGTCCGCGGCGTACCTGCGGCTGTCCACCCGCCCGGTGGACCAGACGCTGGCCGCCGTCCCGGCCGACCCGGCCGCCCGCGAGCGCCGGCGCCGCCAGGTGGTCGCCGGTGCCTACCCGCTGCGCCGCGCCGCCCGGCCGGTGCTCACCGTGGCCGCCATGGGCGCGCTGGTGCCCGAGGCGCTGGCCGCTGCCGAGCGGCTGGAGTCCCTCGGCTTCGGCACCGACGTGGTGTGCGTGACCAGCCCCGGCCTGCTGTTCCGGGCGGTGCAGGGCCGCCGCGGCCTGGACGAGACCCCCGCCTGGGTGCTCGACAGCGTGTTCCCCGCCGACCGCGCGGCGCCGATGGTCACCCTGCTCGACGGCCACCCGCACACGCTGGCGTTCCTGGCCGGCGTCCGCGGCGTGCCGGCCACCCACCTGGGCGTCACCGCCTTCGGGCAGAGCGGCGACCTGGACAGCGTGTACCGCCACCACGGCCTCGACGTCGACTCCGTCGTCGGCGCCGCCTTGGACCTCGTCGATTGA
- a CDS encoding CaiB/BaiF CoA-transferase family protein codes for MTPATDGPAAPGDRGPLAGIRVLELGGFIAAPMTGRLFAEFGAEVVKVERPRTGDELRSWRRAAGDTSLLFRTMGRGKRSVTLDLHTPEGREIALRLVAASDVVLENFRPGTLERLGLGPDVLRGVRPDVVLVRVSGYGQTGPYRGRPGFASVAESIGGLRHLTGDADRPPVRVGVSLGDTLAGLYGAIGALVALLRRERSAGDAGPETVDVALYEAVFGVLEDLVPEHDGYGVSRERTGAALPGIVPSNTYPTGDGSWVVIGGNGDAIYRRLMTAVGRPDLAGDPRLADNTGRVAHRGLIDAAITAWTAGQDLGTAVAVLEDAGVPVGPVYDAADILADPHFAERGMLVRHDVEVAPGDVRPVAFPGVVPRLEHCPGSTRGVGPDLGAHTAEVLAEVAGVGPADLARLRELGVV; via the coding sequence GTGACCCCGGCGACCGACGGCCCGGCGGCCCCCGGCGACCGGGGGCCGCTGGCCGGCATCCGCGTGCTGGAGCTGGGCGGTTTCATCGCCGCGCCGATGACCGGCCGGCTGTTCGCCGAGTTCGGCGCCGAGGTGGTCAAGGTCGAGCGGCCGCGGACCGGCGACGAGCTGCGCAGCTGGCGCCGGGCGGCGGGGGACACCTCGCTGCTGTTCCGCACCATGGGCCGCGGCAAGCGTTCGGTCACCCTGGACCTGCACACCCCGGAGGGGCGGGAGATCGCGCTGCGGCTGGTCGCGGCCAGCGACGTGGTGCTGGAGAACTTCCGGCCCGGCACGCTGGAGCGCCTGGGGCTGGGCCCGGACGTGCTGCGCGGGGTGCGCCCCGACGTCGTCCTCGTCCGCGTCAGCGGGTACGGGCAGACCGGCCCGTACCGCGGCCGCCCCGGGTTCGCCAGCGTCGCGGAGTCCATCGGCGGCCTGCGGCACCTCACCGGCGACGCCGACCGGCCGCCGGTGCGCGTCGGGGTGAGCCTCGGTGACACGCTGGCCGGCCTGTACGGCGCGATCGGCGCGCTGGTGGCCCTGCTGCGGCGGGAACGGTCCGCCGGGGACGCCGGCCCGGAGACGGTGGACGTCGCCCTCTACGAGGCGGTGTTCGGCGTGCTGGAGGACCTGGTGCCCGAGCACGACGGCTACGGCGTCTCCCGCGAGCGCACCGGCGCGGCCCTGCCGGGCATCGTGCCGTCCAACACCTACCCCACCGGCGACGGCTCCTGGGTGGTGATCGGCGGGAACGGGGACGCGATCTACCGCCGGCTGATGACCGCGGTCGGCCGGCCCGACCTCGCCGGGGACCCGCGGCTGGCCGACAACACCGGCCGGGTCGCCCACCGCGGGCTCATCGACGCGGCGATCACCGCGTGGACCGCCGGCCAGGACCTCGGCACCGCCGTCGCCGTCCTGGAGGACGCCGGCGTGCCGGTGGGCCCGGTCTACGACGCCGCCGACATCCTGGCCGACCCGCACTTCGCCGAGCGCGGCATGCTGGTGCGCCACGACGTGGAGGTGGCGCCGGGCGACGTCCGCCCGGTGGCCTTCCCCGGCGTGGTGCCCCGGCTCGAGCACTGCCCCGGCAGCACCCGCGGGGTCGGCCCGGACCTCGGCGCGCACACCGCCGAGGTGCTCGCCGAGGTCGCCGGGGTCGGCCCCGCGGACCTGGCGCGGCTGCGCGAGCTCGGCGTCGTCTGA
- a CDS encoding ABC transporter substrate-binding protein, with amino-acid sequence MRPTPRPRTLGTVLALTAAVTLTACNSAAPSASGSGGGGGDGGPVTIGVGGQPLLAYLPTTLADQVGCYADAGVDVEIQDLGSGSKALQAMIGGSTDVTSGYYDHTVQMAAKNQQVTAFVNMLRYPALVVAVAPDAAGEIDSIEDLEGKAVGVTAPGSSTDFFLKHLLTQAGLPADAASVQAIGADATAVAAMEQGQVDAAVLLDPSIAVLESRVGELTLLADTRTVAGVEEAYGTDTYPAAVLYATQDYIDANAETVGQLADGITCALEYIQSHSGAEIAAEMPPQLVGEDPALYADAVEALKEAYNPTGEIDQAGAEAVRDVLAGSQPEIADADVDVSTTYTNEFVQP; translated from the coding sequence ATGCGTCCGACCCCCCGCCCCCGCACCCTCGGCACGGTCCTCGCGCTCACCGCCGCGGTGACCCTGACCGCCTGCAACTCCGCCGCGCCGTCCGCCTCGGGCTCCGGCGGCGGGGGCGGGGACGGCGGCCCGGTGACCATCGGCGTCGGCGGCCAGCCGCTGCTGGCCTACCTGCCCACGACGCTGGCCGACCAGGTCGGCTGCTACGCCGACGCCGGGGTCGACGTCGAGATCCAGGACCTCGGCAGCGGCTCCAAGGCGCTGCAGGCGATGATCGGCGGCAGCACCGACGTCACCTCGGGCTACTACGACCACACCGTGCAGATGGCGGCGAAGAACCAGCAGGTCACGGCGTTCGTGAACATGTTGCGCTACCCGGCACTGGTGGTCGCGGTCGCGCCGGACGCCGCCGGGGAGATCGACTCGATCGAGGACCTGGAGGGCAAGGCGGTCGGCGTGACGGCGCCGGGGTCCTCGACCGACTTCTTCCTCAAGCACCTGCTCACCCAGGCGGGGCTGCCGGCCGACGCGGCCTCGGTGCAGGCCATCGGCGCCGACGCGACCGCCGTGGCGGCGATGGAGCAGGGCCAGGTCGACGCCGCCGTGCTGCTGGACCCCTCGATCGCGGTGCTGGAGTCCCGGGTCGGGGAGCTGACCCTGCTGGCCGACACCCGCACGGTGGCCGGCGTCGAGGAGGCGTACGGCACCGACACCTACCCGGCGGCCGTCCTCTACGCGACCCAGGACTACATCGACGCCAACGCCGAGACCGTGGGGCAGCTGGCCGACGGCATCACCTGCGCGCTGGAGTACATCCAGAGCCACTCCGGGGCGGAGATCGCCGCCGAGATGCCGCCGCAGCTGGTCGGTGAGGACCCCGCCCTGTACGCCGACGCGGTCGAGGCCCTCAAGGAGGCCTACAACCCGACCGGTGAGATCGACCAGGCCGGCGCCGAGGCGGTGCGTGACGTGCTGGCCGGCAGCCAGCCCGAGATCGCCGACGCCGACGTCGACGTGTCCACCACCTACACCAACGAGTTCGTCCAGCCGTGA
- a CDS encoding ABC transporter permease, translated as MSDALSRSRTAEPALGDVEARPVDTAPDPAAGPDAAAGPDAGPLRRRRRRFSPLVLALQVAVAVAFVGGWEVLSRAGVLDPFFFSSPSAIGERVWTWLTTGEIYDDLLITLQEAFYGLVIGAVLGLVVGFTLARVRLLAAVLDPYVKALNAIPRVVLAPIFLLWFGLGIWSKVAFAVTLVFFIVFFNTYQGVREVDRVLVDNSRMLGATESQLIRHVFLPSALSWIFSSLHVSVGFAIVGAVVGEYLGSASGIGYVIAQAEGTFDTTGVFAGIAVLSVFVILVDLLVNRVERHLLRWRPEPSHGDAV; from the coding sequence ATGAGCGACGCGCTCTCACGCTCGCGAACGGCTGAGCCCGCGCTCGGCGACGTCGAGGCCCGCCCGGTCGACACCGCCCCCGACCCAGCCGCCGGCCCGGACGCCGCCGCCGGCCCGGACGCCGGCCCCCTGCGCCGCCGCCGGCGGCGGTTCTCCCCGCTGGTCCTGGCCCTGCAGGTCGCCGTGGCGGTGGCCTTCGTCGGCGGCTGGGAGGTGCTCTCCCGCGCCGGCGTGCTGGACCCGTTCTTCTTCAGCTCGCCGAGCGCGATCGGCGAGCGGGTGTGGACGTGGCTGACCACCGGCGAGATCTACGACGACCTGCTGATCACCCTGCAGGAGGCGTTCTACGGCCTGGTGATCGGCGCGGTCCTCGGCCTGGTCGTGGGCTTCACCCTGGCCCGCGTCCGGCTGCTGGCCGCGGTGCTGGACCCCTACGTCAAGGCGCTCAACGCCATCCCCCGCGTCGTCCTCGCGCCGATCTTCCTGCTCTGGTTCGGCCTGGGCATCTGGTCGAAGGTCGCCTTCGCCGTGACACTGGTGTTCTTCATCGTCTTCTTCAACACCTACCAGGGCGTCCGCGAGGTCGACCGCGTCCTGGTCGACAACAGCCGCATGCTCGGCGCCACGGAGTCCCAGCTGATCCGGCACGTGTTCCTGCCCAGCGCGCTGTCGTGGATCTTCTCCAGCCTGCACGTCAGCGTGGGTTTTGCCATCGTCGGCGCGGTCGTCGGCGAGTACCTGGGCTCGGCCAGCGGCATCGGCTACGTCATCGCCCAGGCCGAGGGCACCTTCGACACCACCGGCGTGTTCGCCGGCATCGCCGTCCTCTCCGTCTTCGTGATCCTGGTCGACCTGCTGGTCAACCGGGTCGAGCGGCACCTGCTGCGCTGGCGGCCCGAGCCGTCGCACGGCGACGCCGTCTGA
- a CDS encoding ABC transporter ATP-binding protein, whose amino-acid sequence MSDAPYAIELTGMVKRFPTSDGGVYTAVSGIDLAVPAGRFVSVVGPTGCGKSTLLNAAAGLAPPSEGTVRIFGEPLQGLNRRASYMFQQDALLPWRTVLDNVTLGPRMRGVGRAEREAKGREWLERVGLGPFAGAYPHQLSGGMRKRVAVAQSWIVDPDFIFMDEPFSALDVQTRQLMEDQLLQLWTGSGKTVVFVTHDLDEAIGLADEVVLLSAGPASRIVGRYPIDLPRPRELMDIRTTREFQDVYRAIWSDLRSEVMKSYERRALTLANG is encoded by the coding sequence GTGAGCGACGCCCCGTACGCCATCGAGCTGACCGGCATGGTCAAGCGCTTCCCGACGTCCGACGGCGGCGTCTACACCGCCGTCAGCGGCATCGACCTCGCCGTCCCGGCCGGCCGCTTCGTCTCCGTGGTCGGCCCCACCGGGTGCGGCAAGTCGACCCTGCTCAACGCCGCCGCCGGGCTGGCGCCCCCCAGCGAGGGCACGGTCCGGATCTTCGGGGAACCGCTGCAGGGGCTGAACAGGCGCGCCTCCTACATGTTCCAGCAGGACGCGCTGCTGCCGTGGCGCACCGTGCTGGACAACGTCACCCTCGGGCCGCGCATGCGCGGCGTGGGCCGCGCCGAGCGGGAGGCCAAGGGCCGGGAGTGGCTGGAGCGGGTGGGCCTGGGCCCGTTCGCCGGCGCCTACCCCCACCAGCTGTCCGGCGGCATGCGCAAGCGGGTGGCGGTCGCGCAGAGCTGGATCGTCGACCCGGACTTCATCTTCATGGACGAGCCGTTCAGCGCCCTGGACGTGCAGACCCGCCAGCTGATGGAGGACCAGCTGCTGCAGCTGTGGACCGGCTCGGGCAAGACCGTGGTCTTCGTGACCCACGACCTCGACGAGGCGATCGGCCTGGCCGACGAGGTGGTCCTGCTCTCCGCCGGCCCGGCCAGCCGGATCGTCGGGCGGTACCCCATCGACCTGCCCCGGCCGCGAGAGCTCATGGACATCCGCACCACCAGGGAGTTCCAGGACGTCTACCGGGCCATCTGGTCCGACCTGCGCAGTGAGGTGATGAAGAGCTATGAGCGACGCGCTCTCACGCTCGCGAACGGCTGA
- a CDS encoding IclR family transcriptional regulator gives MTGLVDSGDAGTARAHAVGGSMSRKPVLVLGKVRQVLDAFTAQTPALTAREVQQCTGLPATTSLRLLQALVEEGFLDRRGDRYSPGVAMLRWAAVAAEGLDLIGTATPALEELRDATGESACLFVRQGDHHVCVAVARTPHSVRQVLEVGQVLPLHAGSAGRVFLAFDRGLPPLEDLARPALTEHTITAVDRLREAVERTRREGSAVTVEERTTGAASVSAPVFDARGELAAVVGIACPVQRFEPPVVPSRTAEVTRAARRLSRLLGSASGGEVPA, from the coding sequence GTGACCGGGTTGGTCGACAGCGGGGACGCCGGGACCGCCCGCGCGCACGCGGTCGGCGGGTCGATGTCCCGCAAGCCGGTGCTGGTGCTGGGCAAGGTCCGCCAGGTGCTGGACGCCTTCACCGCGCAGACGCCGGCCCTCACCGCCCGCGAGGTGCAGCAGTGCACCGGACTGCCCGCCACGACCTCCCTGCGCCTGCTGCAGGCGTTGGTCGAGGAGGGCTTCCTGGACCGGCGCGGGGACCGCTACAGCCCCGGCGTCGCGATGCTCCGCTGGGCGGCCGTCGCCGCGGAGGGCCTGGACCTGATCGGCACGGCGACCCCCGCACTGGAGGAGCTGCGCGACGCGACGGGGGAGAGCGCCTGCCTGTTCGTGCGGCAGGGCGACCACCACGTCTGCGTCGCGGTGGCCCGCACGCCGCACTCGGTCCGCCAGGTGCTCGAGGTGGGACAGGTGCTGCCGCTGCACGCGGGCTCCGCCGGCCGGGTCTTCCTCGCCTTCGACCGCGGCCTGCCGCCGCTGGAGGACCTGGCCCGCCCCGCCCTGACCGAGCACACGATCACCGCGGTCGACCGGCTCCGCGAGGCCGTGGAGCGCACCCGCCGCGAGGGCTCCGCGGTCACCGTCGAGGAGCGCACCACCGGAGCCGCGTCGGTGAGCGCCCCGGTGTTCGACGCCCGCGGGGAGCTGGCCGCGGTGGTCGGCATCGCCTGCCCGGTGCAGCGCTTCGAGCCGCCGGTCGTCCCGTCCCGCACCGCCGAGGTCACCCGGGCCGCCCGGCGGCTGTCCCGGCTGCTCGGTTCCGCCAGTGGAGGAGAGGTCCCCGCGTGA